A genomic segment from Spinacia oleracea cultivar Varoflay chromosome 3, BTI_SOV_V1, whole genome shotgun sequence encodes:
- the LOC110783476 gene encoding uncharacterized protein gives MLERLKTKDRLYKLKVGSDDLCPLCGSMSETINHLFFECHFGAHCKTQIMNWLGFQNSRNSAAALLKWIHRYAKSKFQKATMYTAVACLVYHIWRARNSSVWNGHVPAIKHTVNTIQFEVKSRISNLLSKKICNRDMDWFASL, from the coding sequence ATGCTTGAGAGGTTGAAAACAAAAGATAGATTGTATAAGTTAAAGGTGGGATCTGATGACCTTTGCCCCCTTTGTGGTTCAATGTCTGAAACTATCAACCACCTATTCTTTGAGTGTCACTTTGGTGCACACTGTAAAACACAGATCATGAACTGGTTGGGGTTCCAAAACAGCAGGAACTCAGCAGCAGCTCTTCTCAAATGGATCCATAGATATGCTAAGAGCAAATTTCAGAAGGCAACTATGTACACTGCAGTAGCTTGCCTGGTTTATCACATTTGGAGGGCAAGGAACTCCTCAGTTTGGAATGGTCATGTTCCAGCTATCAAGCACACTGTCAACACTATTCAGTTTGAAGTAAAGAGTAGAATTTCAAACTTACTTAGCAAGAAAATTTGTAACAGAGATATGGATTGGTTTGCTAGCCTTTAG
- the LOC130470376 gene encoding uncharacterized protein: MVAIWLLCHYNDRNFDVRVQDTDETNYMDLVDDLFDDSIKQDVLIPDLFRLFYVNPSTNKRVELLNDVGLMGMWGLFKRTDTVEIWIEKANEKETSIQFRTAVKKRKDRKERKAAELRRKAEEFEREREVERRRLEREAEIQRDLEEQLANTVAVEVPVYDVEDLSVEYVRVYSSQHADCLSPGGSQPPNTQKEPSPPPREPSPPPNVPSPPREPSPPPNNPSPPPRSPSPPPNNPSPPPRSPSPPPTSPQTQPQQQQQQTEHQQQQQTEHQQQQQTEQQQHQPTEQQQQHQTEHQPDQTPPPNRAELNKGRGFRISRSHAKKTGEFVPKKRGGRPAGSRVRKPTAYNVEEEEQWDDESDDENFEESESDSETGFNSDDFIDEEIEEDEEQDVLKEVISERSFEDHLDGSNKLDNLYANGKVVGSMPWGTIKLQPWMIFQSKTHFMEVFRDFCIQEGFAVSVEKADTTRFTAMCLVESCNWRIHACVLLDGVSWAIKTLVSEHKSCGRLEENPMVTSQWLCTKLLPDIEANPEIPIKTLQRKALGIYRVQVKQRLMYKVRSLGRKQIYGGFDESYALLPSYAEMIKSTNPGSYALVTWTADSGNVTPRFKACFFSFAAQVRGFLRGCRPIIGIDGAHLSGYYKGILLTAVAIDGNNEIFPLAYSIVSTESMDTWSYFFRSLKALFVQHGCQRDDWTFISDRMRGVESALYDVFPKAVRRVCAQHLYTNCRQAGYSGTAFHDLFWVAADAYNPYVFNKAMEKIGKLIPEAVGYLDKVPEQWSRHKFDVGVTCDHNTTNFVESFNACTKPFRDLPVLSLLEEIRSWCMTKIGARFDKAVDIGPDQLTPYATKELEERSADSRFCYATNAGGVNLRF, from the exons ATGGTCGCAATTTGGTTGTTATGTCATTATAATGATCGGAATTTTGATGTGAGGGTACAAGATACTGATGAAACGAACTACATGGATTTGGTTGATGACTTGTTTGATGATTCTATTAAGCAAGATGTTCTGATTCCCGAtttatttagattgttttatgtTAATCCTAGTACGAATAAAAGAGTAGAATTGTTGAATGATGTTGGTTTGATGGGCATGTGGGGTTTATTTAAGCGCACAGATACTGTGGAAATATGGATAGAGAAGGCAAATGAGAAGGAAACTTCAATCCAATTTAGGACTGCAGTTAAGAAAAGGAAGGATAGGAAGGAAAGGAAGGCTGCAGAACTTAGAAGGAAAGCTGAGGAGTTTGAGAGGGAGAGGGAAGTGGAAAGGAGAAGGTTAGAAAGGGAGGCTGAGATTCAAAGGGATTTGGAGGAGCAATTGGCAAACACAGTGGCAGTTGAGGTGCCTGTGTATGATGTTGAGGATTTAAGCGTAGAGTACGTACGTGTTTACAGCTCACAACATGCTGACTGCCTTTCCCCGGGAGGTTCCCAACCACCAAATACACAAAAAGAGCCTTCACCACCACCAAGAGAgccctcaccaccaccaaatgTTCCATCACCACCAAGAGAgccctcaccaccaccaaataatccatcaccaccaccaagaagtccctcaccaccaccaaataatccatcaccaccaccaagaagtccctcaccaccaccaaccTCACCACAGACACaaccacagcaacaacaacaacagacagaacatcagcaacaacaacaaacagaacatcaacaacaacaacaaacagaaCAACAGCAACACCAACCCACagaacagcagcaacaacatcaaacaGAACACCAGCCAGATCAGACACCCCCTCCTAACAGGGCTGAGTTAAACAAAGGGAGGGGTTTCAGAATTTCCAGAAGTCATGCTAAGAAGACGGGTGAGTTTGTTCCTAAGAAGAGGGGGGGAAGGCCTGCTGGTTCAAGGGTGAGGAAACCCACTGCATACAATGTGGAGGAAGAGGAGCAATGGGAtgatgagagtgatgatgaaAATTTTGAGGAGAGTGAGAGTGATAGTGAAACTGGTTTCAACTCCGACGATTTCATTGACGAAGaaattgaagaagatgaagaacaaGATGTTCTTAAGGAGGTAATTTCTGAGAGAAGTTTTGAGGATCATTTAGATGGGAGTAATAAGCTGGATAATTTGTATGCAAATGGGAAAGTTGTGGGAAGCATGCCATGGGGGACTATCAAGTTGCAACCATGGATGATATTCCAAAGCAAGACACACTTCATGGAGGTCTTCAGAGACTTCTGTATTCAAGAGGGATTTGCTGTGAGTGTTGAAAAGGCTGATACAACCAGATTCACTGCAATGTGTCTGGTTGAGTCATGCAATTGGAGGATCCATGCCTGTGTGTTGTTGGATGGGGTCAGTTGGGCCATTAAAACTCTTGTCAGTGAGCACAAGTCTTGTGGGAGACTTGAGGAGAATCCCATGGTGACATCTCAGTGGCTATGCACCAAACTACTTCCTGACATTGAAGCAAATCCAGAAATCCCAATTAAGACACTTCAAAGAAAGGCATTGGGGATTTATAGGGTACAAGTGAAACAGAGGTTGATGTACAAGGTGAGAAGCCTCGGGAGGAAGCAAATTTATGGAGGTTTTGATGAGTCATATGCCCTTTTACCATCCTATGCTGAAATGATCAAATCTACCAATCCTGGGAGTTATGCCTTGGTCACTTGGACTGCAGATTCTGGTAACGTGACACCCCGTTTCAAGGCTTGCTTTTTCTCCTTTGCTGCACAAGTTAGGGGTTTCTTAAGAGGTTGTAGGCCTATCATAGGCATTGATGGTGCACATTTGAGTGGATACTATAAGGGAATTCTCCTCACTGCAGTTGCTATCGATGggaataatgagatttttcCATTAGCCTATAGCATTGTGAGTACGGAGAGTATGGACACATGGTCCTATTTTTTCAGAAGTTTGAAGGCTTTGTTTGTTCAACATGGGTGCCAGAGGGATGACTGGACTTTTATTAGTGACAGAATGAGG GGAGTAGAATCTGCTTTGTATGATGTTTTCCCCAAAGCAGTCAGGAGGGTCTGTGCTCAGCATCTGTATACCAACTGCAGACAAGCTGGATACAGTGGCACAGCCTTCCATGACTTGTTCTGGGTTGCTGCTGATGCATACAATCCATATGTCTTCAACAAAGCCATGGAAAAGATTGGCAAACTCATCCCAGAAGCAGTGGGATATCTTGACAAAGTGCCTGAACAGTGGTCCAGACACAAGTTTGATGTTGGGGTCACTTGTGATCACAACACCACCAACTTTGTGGAATCCTTCAACGCGTGTACCAAACCCTTTAGGGATCTTCCTGTTTTGTCACTTCTTGAAG AAATAAGGTCTTGGTGCATGACGAAGATCGGGGCCAGATTTGATAAAGCTGTTGACATTGGACCCGATCAATTGACGCCATATGCTACTAAGGAGCTTGAAGAGAGGAGTGCTGACTCGAGGTTCTGTTATGCAACTAATGCTGGGGGGGTGAATTTGAGGTTTTAG
- the LOC110783501 gene encoding uncharacterized protein codes for MEVEFQGTILPQIRAEIPPIIKPSKTHIAILKVAPTFGESFSNSFSRWKSLEVHCNNGQITQQSAVLTSDSLRLPELSFNRLQPSDKECDGLQRRHFGRFLAREAVLDEEYWTAAWLRAEAHWESVSYMRHIDAFKRKYAEQEFYALKRRCSGLDGNSLKCFCLVAVKREDKNARRTVLNSVVGTLDLSIRQFLRGETYPGETKRSSGILASQGPFDAHKYAYIANVCVSKFARRKGIALNLLYLATDVAIASGLKQLYVHANLDNKAAQELYIKAGFKIVEAASSASEDQRLLMLKVL; via the exons atGGAAGTGGAATTTCAAGGTACAATTTTGCCGCAAATTCGAGCAGAAATTCCTCCTATTATCAAACCCAGTAAAACTCATATTGCCATTCTTAAAGTCGCCCCAACTTTTGG AGAAAGCTTTTCTAATTCATTTTCAAGATGGAAATCACTAGAAGTACATTGCAACAATGGTCAAATCACACAGCAGTCTGCTGTGTTGACTAGTGACAGCCTGAGGCTACCTGAGCTTTCTTTCAACAGGTTGCAGCCTAGTGACAAAGAGTGTGATGGATTGCAAAGGCGTCATTTTGGTCGGTTTCTTGCTCGTGAAGCTGTTCTTGACGAAGAATACTgg ACTGCAGCATGGTTGCGTGCAGAAGCCCATTGGGAATCTGTATCATACATGAG GCACATTGATGCATTTAAACGGAAGTATGCAGAACAG GAGTTTTATGCACTGAAACGGCGATGCTCTGGACTGGATGGGAATTCTCTCAAGTGCTTCTGTCTAGTTGCA GTGAAAAGGGAGGATAAAAATGCTAGGAGAACTGTGCTTAACAGTGTTGTTGGAACTCTAGATCTAAGCATACGCCAATTTTTGCGAGGAGAAACATATCCAGGG GAGACAAAGAGGTCTTCAGGAATCTTGGCAAGTCAGGGGCCCTTCGATGCACATAAGTATGCATATATTGCTAATGTTTGTGTTTCAAAATTTGCTCGACGAAAAGGAATTGCTCTAAATTTGCTCTATTTGGCCACTGATGTTGCTATAGCATCTG GGTTGAAGCAACTGTATGTTCATGCAAATTTAGACAACAAGGCTGCTCAAGAATTATACATTAAAGCAGGTTTTAAG ATTGTGGAGGCAGCCTCCTCCGCCTCGGAAGATCAAAGGCTTCTAATGTTGAAGGTGCTATGA